A region of Acidobacteriota bacterium DNA encodes the following proteins:
- a CDS encoding response regulator transcription factor: protein MGVTQVVTAGIISPRRLFRKALCSLMLALPMGDNMTICLDSDTFSEALDSIMTSKPQVLLIDCENMPVSFSYVRRVREISPSTRCLLFAEKAGDEVEAQAAHNGAWGLITERADQDTLQKAIQAVLKGEMWFSPMTMARTVQSLVQHKLPDASTPDKLTAREAEITALLAKGFQNKEIAQRLLISENTVRRYTETIYRKLRVNSRVEVAVWYYQRSDH, encoded by the coding sequence ATGGGGGTGACCCAAGTGGTTACCGCAGGCATTATCAGCCCGCGCAGGCTGTTCCGAAAAGCGCTTTGCTCTCTCATGCTTGCCTTGCCCATGGGAGACAACATGACCATTTGCCTGGATTCCGACACTTTCAGCGAAGCATTAGATTCAATTATGACTAGCAAACCCCAGGTCCTTCTCATTGACTGCGAAAACATGCCGGTTAGCTTCAGCTACGTTAGAAGAGTCAGGGAGATTTCTCCCTCGACAAGGTGCCTGCTGTTCGCTGAGAAGGCGGGGGATGAGGTTGAAGCTCAGGCGGCGCACAACGGGGCATGGGGCCTGATAACAGAGCGGGCCGACCAGGACACACTGCAAAAGGCAATTCAAGCGGTGCTGAAAGGAGAAATGTGGTTTTCTCCAATGACAATGGCAAGGACTGTCCAGAGTCTGGTCCAGCATAAACTGCCCGATGCTTCGACCCCTGACAAATTGACTGCTCGGGAGGCTGAAATTACGGCTTTACTCGCCAAGGGCTTTCAGAATAAGGAGATTGCCCAACGCCTGTTAATTTCGGAGAATACTGTCCGTCGATATACCGAGACGATATACAGAAAACTCCGGGTAAATTCTCGTGTAGAAGTTGCCGTGTGGTACTATCAGCGCTCCGATCATTAA
- a CDS encoding L-rhamnonate dehydratase (catalyzes the formation of 2-keto-3-deoxy-L-rhamnonate from L-rhamnonate) — MQISEVKVHVVPMSASWLSEGVIANPMSIYPEYKAKRSSWFGPMSAAIVEIVTRDGLRGLGTVGGGKGKVAAAIIEDQFRQLLVGKDPSDIERLWEQMFRASQFYGRKGIVIEVISGIDLALWDLAGKAAGMPVYQLAGGKTRDRIPVYVTGNLTERHLKEGFRHVKLAVPYGPADGLEGLRKNVELVAKTRELIGPDGDIMLDCYMALDVPYTIALAKAIAEFKVLWIEEPVPPDQIDSYRRIKDAVTGVMITGGEHEYTRYGFRDLIEKKAVDILQPDIYRAGGLTELKKIAAMASAHGLPVIPHGVGAPTYHFVMSTENAPRAEFVDIFAQGGNPLLKGEPQPQHGFVDLSPAPGFGYELDQDVLSGKSPAALIW; from the coding sequence ATGCAGATCAGCGAAGTGAAAGTTCACGTGGTCCCGATGAGCGCCTCATGGCTGAGCGAGGGCGTCATCGCGAACCCGATGTCGATCTACCCGGAATACAAGGCGAAGCGCTCAAGCTGGTTCGGTCCGATGTCGGCGGCGATTGTTGAGATTGTCACCCGCGACGGCCTGCGCGGCCTCGGCACGGTAGGAGGCGGCAAAGGGAAGGTGGCTGCGGCCATCATCGAGGACCAGTTCAGGCAGCTTCTCGTCGGCAAAGATCCTTCGGACATCGAGCGGTTGTGGGAGCAGATGTTCCGCGCCTCGCAGTTCTATGGGCGCAAAGGGATTGTGATTGAAGTGATCAGCGGCATTGACCTGGCGCTGTGGGACCTGGCGGGCAAGGCAGCAGGCATGCCTGTTTATCAGTTGGCCGGAGGGAAAACCAGGGATCGCATTCCTGTCTATGTGACCGGTAACCTCACCGAGCGGCACCTGAAAGAGGGCTTTCGCCACGTCAAGTTAGCGGTGCCCTACGGCCCGGCCGACGGCCTGGAGGGCTTGAGGAAAAATGTGGAGCTGGTGGCAAAGACCCGCGAGCTGATCGGGCCCGACGGCGACATCATGCTCGACTGCTACATGGCGCTTGACGTTCCTTACACGATTGCGCTGGCCAAAGCCATTGCGGAGTTCAAGGTGTTGTGGATTGAAGAGCCGGTGCCGCCCGACCAGATCGATTCCTACCGGAGAATCAAGGACGCGGTGACGGGAGTGATGATTACCGGCGGCGAACATGAATACACGCGCTACGGGTTCCGCGACCTGATCGAAAAGAAGGCGGTGGACATCCTGCAGCCAGACATCTACCGCGCGGGCGGGCTTACAGAATTGAAGAAGATTGCCGCCATGGCCAGCGCCCACGGCCTGCCGGTGATTCCGCACGGCGTGGGGGCGCCCACCTACCATTTTGTGATGTCCACCGAGAATGCGCCGCGTGCGGAGTTTGTGGACATCTTCGCCCAGGGAGGCAATCCACTGCTGAAGGGCGAACCGCAGCCACAGCACGGCTTCGTCGATCTCAGCCCGGCGCCCGGCTTCGGTTATGAACTCGACCAGGACGTCCTTTCCGGCAAGTCTCCCGCTGCCCTCATCTGGTGA
- a CDS encoding RHS repeat protein, whose protein sequence is MEKGDKTNEVKTTKRKLIEWTIFGIIAIGLAFFMRWFAPWVVLRIEVATGMVKLVPWRVDPALRRRLREEEDRLAKATPAALHGPSGINPCMVLPVGEGISEKPSRGGPAPTGSGPSQPASPIRDCLDLVPGGGPVNAVELYLDTVTVMFVQTDLYLPGDPPIAFTHVVQRYVDWNSDHQVYLPDEYLTFPTGHRNPYTDQTLWFADRRGVLFNRISKGTGYTDAVYKPGSAGSLFDNALAGWNGNGWDYDLPDGRTIVFPDSYYSQRPQEDALVGLIEPSGASLTFDRDRQGNLHEVRSSDGRWLKLRYQGPIIVSIKDSSGENAAYAYDEKRRLSRSTNASGETLSYSYDASGGLEEVENVKTHQRVLSVHYASHRFPTSIQVDGGPVFRVSTGLDFRDDHGHEWFAKCAEFTDSGCQYVVMTK, encoded by the coding sequence TTGGAGAAGGGTGACAAAACAAACGAGGTGAAGACAACAAAACGCAAACTGATTGAGTGGACTATCTTCGGAATTATCGCGATCGGACTGGCGTTTTTCATGCGCTGGTTCGCTCCCTGGGTCGTGCTTAGAATTGAAGTCGCCACGGGAATGGTGAAGCTCGTTCCATGGCGGGTCGATCCGGCGCTCCGGCGGCGACTGAGAGAGGAGGAGGACAGGCTGGCCAAAGCCACTCCGGCGGCCCTACATGGGCCATCGGGAATCAATCCTTGTATGGTGCTCCCCGTCGGGGAGGGGATTAGTGAGAAGCCGAGTCGAGGGGGTCCTGCGCCTACGGGCAGCGGGCCGAGCCAGCCGGCAAGTCCAATCCGCGATTGCCTGGATCTGGTTCCGGGCGGTGGTCCGGTGAACGCCGTCGAGTTATACCTGGATACCGTCACGGTAATGTTCGTACAGACCGACCTCTACCTGCCCGGCGATCCTCCGATTGCGTTTACCCACGTCGTCCAACGGTATGTAGACTGGAATTCGGACCATCAAGTTTATCTTCCCGACGAATACCTCACCTTCCCCACCGGCCACCGGAATCCCTACACCGACCAGACTCTCTGGTTTGCGGACAGGAGAGGCGTTCTGTTCAATCGGATTTCCAAAGGCACGGGCTACACCGATGCGGTTTATAAACCTGGCAGCGCGGGGTCACTGTTCGATAACGCGCTCGCAGGTTGGAACGGCAACGGATGGGACTATGATTTGCCCGATGGCAGAACGATTGTCTTTCCCGATTCCTACTATTCCCAGCGACCACAGGAGGACGCGCTGGTGGGGTTGATTGAACCTTCCGGCGCGAGTCTTACCTTCGACCGCGACCGCCAGGGCAATCTCCACGAGGTCCGCTCCAGCGACGGGCGCTGGTTGAAGCTTCGTTACCAGGGACCAATTATTGTTTCCATCAAAGACAGCTCCGGAGAAAATGCAGCTTACGCCTACGATGAAAAGAGGCGTCTTTCCCGCTCGACGAACGCCTCGGGCGAAACACTCTCCTACAGCTACGACGCATCGGGCGGCCTGGAAGAGGTGGAAAACGTAAAGACGCATCAGCGGGTGCTCTCCGTTCATTACGCCTCCCACAGGTTTCCCACCTCCATACAGGTCGATGGTGGCCCCGTCTTCCGGGTCTCCACCGGACTGGACTTTCGCGACGATCATGGCCATGAGTGGTTCGCGAAGTGTGCCGAGTTCACGGACAGCGGGTGCCAGTATGTGGTCATGACCAAGTGA
- a CDS encoding glycosyl hydrolase family 39 has protein sequence MKMRTKLWIGVAAALLTPCLYAQSTGNVQVDWSKIEEVSKTTPTLQVVVNPPLRRGSKIHDRVFESLKDLGADYVRYVPWLPYPKLGVAELEPPSDGKTSWDFSLIDPMMEDLMNAQAGHSVMINFSTIPQWMWKTEKPVEYPSDPDQADWSYEQGSELRDPSMKEVADYYARLAGWYTQGGFRDEFGQRHESGHHYKIQYWEVLNEVDFEHNMSPEFYTRLYDTVTAAIHKIDPGIKFVSGALAAPSVNPKFFEYFLNHQNHVAGTPLDMISYHFYAGPSPDQSLNNWQYTFFDQADRFLDTVRFIQAIRQRLSPETLTDTNELGCILPYDTEAHLVRPIPNGYWNLCGAMFAYLYVELAKQGIEVAGESQLVGYPTQFPSVSMVNWTTGQPNARFWVLKLLHDNFGPGDKLVKTDGSSEAVYAQGFVTKSGQHKLLLINRRNRPATISLAGAAGSSEQYVNEQTAESGVGTARLARDETALGPFEVSVITLH, from the coding sequence ATGAAGATGCGAACAAAACTGTGGATCGGGGTCGCTGCGGCCCTCTTGACTCCGTGTTTGTATGCGCAGTCCACGGGCAACGTCCAGGTGGACTGGAGCAAGATCGAGGAAGTTTCCAAAACGACTCCAACGCTCCAGGTGGTGGTGAATCCGCCGCTGCGGCGGGGATCGAAAATCCACGACCGGGTTTTCGAGAGCCTGAAAGACCTTGGCGCCGATTACGTTCGCTACGTCCCCTGGCTACCCTACCCGAAGCTGGGTGTGGCGGAACTCGAGCCTCCCTCGGACGGGAAGACATCCTGGGACTTTTCGCTGATCGATCCCATGATGGAAGATCTTATGAATGCCCAGGCGGGGCATTCGGTAATGATCAACTTCAGCACCATTCCGCAGTGGATGTGGAAGACGGAGAAGCCGGTGGAATATCCCTCAGACCCGGACCAGGCGGACTGGAGTTATGAGCAGGGCTCGGAACTGCGCGATCCCAGCATGAAGGAAGTGGCGGATTATTACGCGCGGCTGGCCGGCTGGTATACGCAGGGCGGCTTTAGGGATGAATTCGGCCAGCGCCATGAGTCCGGCCACCATTATAAGATCCAGTATTGGGAAGTCCTAAACGAGGTGGACTTTGAACACAACATGAGCCCGGAATTTTACACTCGGCTCTATGACACTGTGACGGCGGCGATCCACAAAATCGACCCCGGCATCAAGTTTGTGAGCGGGGCCCTCGCAGCGCCCTCGGTGAACCCGAAATTCTTTGAGTACTTTCTGAACCATCAGAACCACGTGGCGGGGACCCCGCTGGACATGATCTCTTATCACTTCTATGCCGGTCCTTCGCCCGACCAGAGCCTGAACAACTGGCAGTACACTTTCTTTGACCAGGCCGACCGCTTTCTGGACACGGTCCGGTTCATCCAGGCAATCCGCCAGCGGCTTTCGCCCGAGACCCTGACCGACACAAACGAGCTTGGCTGCATCCTGCCCTATGACACAGAGGCCCATCTGGTTCGGCCCATCCCAAATGGCTACTGGAACCTGTGCGGCGCCATGTTCGCCTATCTATACGTGGAACTGGCAAAGCAGGGAATCGAGGTGGCTGGTGAATCGCAACTGGTCGGTTATCCCACGCAGTTTCCAAGCGTGTCGATGGTGAACTGGACAACCGGGCAGCCCAATGCGCGCTTCTGGGTGCTGAAGCTTCTGCACGACAATTTCGGCCCGGGAGACAAGCTGGTGAAGACGGACGGCAGTTCAGAAGCTGTCTACGCGCAGGGATTCGTGACAAAATCGGGCCAGCACAAACTGCTGCTGATCAACCGGCGCAACCGTCCGGCAACAATTTCGCTGGCGGGGGCGGCCGGCTCGAGCGAACAGTACGTGAATGAACAGACAGCAGAATCCGGCGTGGGAACGGCGCGCCTGGCGCGCGACGAGACGGCGCTGGGCCCGTTTGAGGTGAGCGTGATTACATTACACTGA
- a CDS encoding ferrochelatase yields MNYDAILWVSFGGPEKEEDVIPFLENVLRGRNVPRERMMAVANHYYHFGGRSPINQQNRELIRALEAELAAHGPRLPVYWGNRNWHPLLTDAVAKMRADGVKRALAFATAAYSSYSSCRQYLENIENAQTAAGDGAPVIDKVRPFYNHPGYIAAMTAQVQDALEQIPPARRSAAHIVYTAHSIPLRMAENCQYAQQLLEASRLVSAALGRSGDPLVYQSRSGPPTQPWLGPDILEHLRMINNEGQVSDVAVVPIGFVSDHLEVLYDLDTEARHLSEELGMNMVRAAAVGTNPGFARLVRDLIVERMEEKSARPSMGSLGPWPDVCHAGCCLPPP; encoded by the coding sequence GTGAACTACGACGCAATCCTGTGGGTCTCGTTTGGTGGCCCGGAAAAAGAAGAAGACGTCATTCCCTTTCTTGAGAACGTCCTGCGCGGCAGGAACGTTCCCCGCGAACGCATGATGGCCGTCGCGAACCATTACTACCATTTCGGCGGCAGGAGCCCTATCAATCAGCAGAACCGCGAGCTGATCCGGGCGCTCGAAGCCGAATTGGCTGCTCACGGCCCGCGCCTGCCTGTCTACTGGGGCAACCGCAATTGGCATCCTTTGCTCACCGATGCAGTGGCCAAAATGAGAGCCGACGGGGTCAAGCGTGCGCTCGCCTTTGCCACTGCCGCTTACAGCTCATATTCGAGCTGCCGTCAGTATCTGGAGAACATTGAAAACGCCCAGACTGCCGCCGGCGATGGCGCTCCGGTGATTGACAAGGTCCGACCCTTCTATAATCATCCCGGCTACATCGCCGCCATGACGGCGCAGGTGCAAGATGCGCTGGAGCAAATCCCGCCCGCAAGAAGGAGCGCCGCCCACATCGTTTACACAGCGCACAGCATTCCGCTCCGAATGGCGGAGAATTGCCAGTATGCGCAGCAACTGCTTGAAGCTTCGCGACTGGTCTCCGCCGCCCTGGGCAGGTCTGGCGACCCGCTCGTTTACCAGAGCCGCAGCGGCCCGCCCACACAACCCTGGCTGGGGCCGGACATCCTGGAGCACCTGAGAATGATCAACAACGAGGGGCAGGTGAGCGACGTGGCCGTCGTTCCCATCGGCTTCGTGTCAGACCACCTGGAAGTGCTTTACGATCTCGATACGGAAGCCCGCCATCTCTCGGAGGAACTCGGCATGAATATGGTCCGCGCAGCAGCCGTGGGAACCAACCCCGGCTTTGCGCGGTTGGTCCGTGATTTGATCGTGGAAAGGATGGAAGAGAAATCAGCACGCCCAAGCATGGGAAGCCTGGGACCATGGCCGGACGTCTGCCACGCCGGCTGCTGCCTGCCCCCGCCTTAA
- the msrA gene encoding peptide-methionine (S)-S-oxide reductase, whose product MKNSCANTFRRAVLMLLPLPVLAGAGCSTAARGQVPAFAGPSSISATQGKQTAVLAGGCFWGVDAVFKHVKGVESVVSGYSGGDAGTAEYETVGTGSTGHAESVKITYDPSQVRFSELLRIFFSVATDPTEVNRQGPDVGPQYRSVIFYTSDEQKQVAQAYIQQLDKAGVFSRPIVTQIVPFKAFYPAEAYHQNFLERHPNYPYIVFNDLPKLRALKKEFPGFYRK is encoded by the coding sequence ATGAAAAACTCGTGTGCGAATACCTTTCGAAGAGCAGTTCTCATGCTGTTGCCGTTGCCTGTGCTGGCAGGGGCGGGCTGCTCAACTGCGGCACGCGGCCAGGTCCCCGCGTTTGCGGGACCGTCCAGTATTTCCGCGACGCAGGGCAAGCAGACGGCGGTCCTGGCGGGAGGCTGCTTCTGGGGTGTTGATGCCGTTTTCAAGCACGTGAAAGGCGTTGAAAGTGTCGTTTCCGGCTATTCGGGAGGGGACGCTGGAACTGCGGAGTATGAGACGGTCGGGACTGGATCTACCGGCCATGCCGAGTCCGTGAAGATCACCTATGACCCGTCACAGGTCCGGTTCAGCGAACTGCTGCGAATCTTCTTCTCCGTGGCCACCGATCCCACCGAGGTCAATCGACAGGGGCCGGATGTCGGGCCACAATACCGCTCCGTTATTTTCTATACCAGCGACGAGCAGAAACAGGTCGCCCAGGCTTATATCCAGCAACTCGACAAGGCAGGCGTTTTCTCACGGCCCATCGTAACCCAGATAGTGCCTTTCAAGGCTTTCTATCCAGCGGAGGCCTACCATCAGAACTTTCTCGAACGCCATCCGAACTACCCTTACATCGTTTTTAATGATCTGCCCAAGCTGCGGGCGCTCAAAAAGGAGTTTCCAGGCTTCTACAGGAAATAA
- the msrB gene encoding peptide-methionine (R)-S-oxide reductase: protein MRVGRRAFIRRSANALAGFAVARQSESTAAAAKPPTTGKTKTVRIVEFDSNGLRRGVVEVPTIVKGDDDWRKQLTPIEFEVTRKAGTERAFSGAYWDLHQKGLYRCICCGTALFSSSTKFESGTGWPSFREPVAKENIRETADYSFGMRRTAVSCRRCDAHLGHVFDDGPKPTGLRYCMNSAALHFVKLA, encoded by the coding sequence ATGCGGGTTGGCCGCAGGGCCTTTATTCGACGGTCGGCAAACGCCCTTGCAGGATTTGCCGTGGCGCGCCAGTCGGAATCGACGGCGGCGGCCGCGAAGCCTCCAACCACCGGAAAAACGAAGACGGTTCGAATAGTGGAGTTTGACAGCAATGGCCTGCGTCGGGGGGTGGTGGAGGTTCCCACAATTGTAAAAGGCGACGACGATTGGCGCAAACAGCTAACACCGATCGAATTCGAGGTCACGCGCAAGGCGGGGACCGAGAGGGCGTTTTCGGGCGCTTATTGGGACCTTCACCAGAAGGGTTTGTATCGATGCATCTGCTGTGGCACGGCGCTTTTCAGTTCCAGCACCAAGTTTGAGTCCGGCACCGGCTGGCCCAGCTTCCGGGAGCCGGTCGCCAAAGAAAACATCCGGGAAACTGCAGACTACAGCTTCGGCATGAGACGGACGGCGGTTTCCTGCCGGAGGTGCGACGCGCACCTGGGCCACGTCTTTGACGATGGGCCAAAACCCACTGGGCTTCGATACTGCATGAATTCAGCGGCCTTGCACTTTGTCAAGCTGGCATAG
- a CDS encoding MFS transporter, whose product MSKNFEIRRFALVLTANACMFVFGVVLLLMGSLLPSLEVNYVQAGSLGSFPLAGILIATILVGLVLDTVGAKPVLAVALAMVAGAVGLMPSLHTYMALAIAALVYGFGGGVLNTATNALVADLSVAGRGAALNLLGFSFSLGALAAPLLMSTLSGKFGTASVLHILAIGAGVILVPVLAFRFPAPTHAGTRLADLLRVLNHPLVWLFGALLFFESGSENSMFVWAGKIVAGTFHSGPERANWALVGLSAAIGAGRLGAAFLLRVLGSRRTMLLSAAVAVTGAVVAYSSRELPVAVLGMIVIGLGLASIYPTALGVAGDRFPRQTGTVFGAIMAVSLVGGTAGPSICGALAATGLRNILWVPMISAAAVATFTILVTRDSQKVISTD is encoded by the coding sequence ATGTCCAAGAACTTTGAGATTCGCCGATTCGCCCTGGTGCTGACGGCCAACGCCTGCATGTTCGTGTTTGGGGTGGTCTTGCTGTTGATGGGCTCGCTCTTGCCGTCGCTGGAGGTCAATTACGTTCAGGCAGGCAGCCTGGGATCGTTCCCGCTGGCGGGCATTCTCATCGCGACCATTCTGGTGGGGCTGGTGCTTGACACCGTGGGAGCCAAGCCTGTGCTGGCTGTCGCGCTGGCAATGGTGGCGGGTGCGGTGGGCCTGATGCCTTCGCTCCACACCTACATGGCGCTGGCGATTGCAGCGCTGGTTTACGGCTTTGGCGGCGGCGTGCTGAATACGGCAACCAACGCCCTGGTGGCCGATCTGAGCGTGGCCGGGCGCGGAGCGGCACTGAACCTGCTGGGATTCTCATTCAGCCTGGGAGCGCTGGCAGCCCCGCTGCTGATGTCTACCCTCAGCGGAAAGTTTGGGACGGCTTCCGTGCTGCACATTCTGGCGATTGGCGCGGGGGTTATCCTGGTCCCTGTGCTGGCCTTCCGCTTTCCTGCTCCCACCCATGCCGGAACACGCCTGGCGGATCTGTTGCGCGTGCTGAACCATCCCCTGGTGTGGCTTTTTGGCGCATTGCTGTTTTTTGAGTCGGGCAGCGAGAACAGCATGTTTGTCTGGGCGGGGAAGATTGTTGCCGGCACGTTCCACTCCGGGCCCGAGCGCGCCAACTGGGCGCTGGTGGGGCTGAGCGCGGCCATCGGGGCCGGGCGGCTGGGAGCGGCCTTCCTGCTGCGGGTGCTGGGCAGCCGGCGGACCATGCTGCTTTCCGCCGCCGTCGCCGTGACCGGCGCGGTGGTGGCCTATAGCAGCCGCGAGTTGCCCGTAGCGGTGCTGGGCATGATCGTTATCGGCCTTGGCCTTGCATCCATATACCCCACGGCGCTGGGCGTTGCGGGCGACCGATTTCCACGCCAGACGGGTACTGTGTTTGGCGCCATCATGGCCGTGTCGCTGGTAGGCGGGACGGCCGGGCCGAGCATCTGCGGCGCCCTGGCAGCAACTGGATTGCGCAACATCCTGTGGGTCCCCATGATTTCTGCCGCGGCAGTCGCGACATTCACCATCCTCGTCACACGCGATTCGCAAAAAGTGATCTCCACCGATTGA